Genomic window (Caldinitratiruptor microaerophilus):
CCTGGCCGCCGTCGCCCCGGGCGAACCCGTCCCGCCCTTCGCCGGCGGGGCGATCGGCTACCTGGCCTACGACCTGGGCCGTCAGGTGGAGCGCATCCCGGTGCAGGCCCGGGACGACCTCGGGCTCCCCGAGCTGTGGCTGGCATGGTACGACGCGGTGCTGGTGGTCGACCACGTCCGCCGGGAGGCGGCGGTCGTCGCCCGCCCCGTGCCCGGCCGCCCCGGGGCCGCGGTGCGGGCCGCCCGCCACCTGCGCGACCGGATCGAGCGCGCGGCCGCCGCCGGATGGCCACAGGCCGGACGGCCGGCGCCGAGGTCCGGAGAAGTGTCGCCCGGCCCGCCCGCGTCCGGCGTGGCCACGCCGTGCGTGCGCTCCACCTTCACCCGGGCAGGCTTCGAGGCGGCCGTCCGCCGGGCCCGGGAGTACATCGCCGCCGGCGACATCTTCCAGGTGAACCTCGCCCAGCGCTTCTCCGCCCCGTGGGCCGCCGGCGCCCGGGCGCTGTACCGGCGGCTGCGGGCGGTGAATCCCGCCCCGTTCTCCGCCTACCTGGACTGCGGCGACCTCGCCGTCGTGAGCGCCTCCCCGGAGCGGTTCCTGCGGGTCGACCCGGCCACCCGCCGGGTGGAGACCCGGCCCATCAAGGGGACGCGCCGCCGCAGCCCCGTGCCCGCCGAGGACCAGCGCCTGGCCGCCGAGCTCCTCGCCAGCGAGAAGGACCGGGCCGAACTGGTGATGATCGTCGACCTCGAGCGCAACGACCTCGGGCGCGTGTGCGAGTACGGCAGCGTGCGGGTGCCGGACCTCCGGCGCCTGGAGGGCTACCCCACGGTCTGGCACACCGTGGCCACCGTCGAAGGCCGCCTCCTCCCCGGCGCCGGGCCGGCCGCCCTGCTGGCCGCCACGTTTCCCGGGGGCTCGATCACCGGGGCGCCCAAGGTGCGGGCGATGGAGATCATCGAGGAGCTCGAGCCCGTCCGGCGGGGCGTGTACACCGGGGCGATCGGCTGGTTCGGGTGGGACGGCGCGCTCGACCTGAACATCGCCATCCGCACCTTCACCGTGGTGCGGGGGGAGGCGCACTTCCACGCCGGGGGCGGCATCGTGGCCGACTCCGACCCGGCGGCGGAGTACGAGGAGACGCTGGCCAAGGCGCTCGGGCTCCTGCGGGCGCTGAGCGCCACCGGGCCGGCCGGAAGCGAGGTGGGCGGCGACGAGCCGGTTCGTCTGGCTGAGTAGCGCCGGCGGCCTCGTCCCGGCGGAGGAGGCCGCGGTCTCCGTGCGGGACCGCGGCCTCCTCCTCGGCGACGGCCTGTTCGAGACGGCGCGGATCTACGCCGGCCGCGTGCCGCTCCTGGAGCGGCACCTGCAGCGCCTCCGCGAAGGGGCGGCCGTCCTGGGGATACCCGTCCCACGCGGGATCGAGGAGGCAGCCCTGCGAACCGTCGCCGCCTGCGCGGTGCGCGACGGGGTCCTGCGCGTCACGCTCACCCGGGGACCGGGCCCCCGGGGCCTCGACCTGCCCCCGGAGCCCGCTCCCACCCTGCTCGTGCAGGTCGAACCCTTCGCCGGCCGGGCCCCAGAGCCCCTGCGCGCGGCCCTCGTCTCCCTGCGCCGGGACAGCCGCTCGCCCCTCACCCGCCTGAAGACGACGAGCAGTCTCGCCTCGGTGCTGGCCCGGGCCGAGGCGCGGGCGGCCGGCGCCGGAGAAGCCCTGCTCCTGAACACCGACGGCTTTGTGGCCGAGGGAGCGGCCACCAACCTCTTCTGGGTGCGGGACGGGGTCCTGCGCACGCCCGCCACCGCCGCAGGCTGCCTGCCGGGGATCGCCCGGGGGCTCGTCCTCGAGCTGGCCCGGGCTCTCGGCCTGCCGGTGGCCGAGGGGCTGTTTCCGCCGGACGACCTGGCCGCCGCGGACGAGGCCTTCCTCACCAGCGCCCTCCTCGAGTTGGCCCCCCTGGCCGGGGTCACCACGGCCCCGTCCGTGAGCGCCCCGTGGGAACGGGCGCCGCGCTGGCCGGCGCCCGGGCCCGTGACCGCCCGGCTGGCCGCGGCCTACCGGGAGTACACGACGTCCGTGGCCTGAGGCCATCGCTCGACCACCACGGCGGCCCCGCCGGGGCTCACGGCAGTGACGAACGCCCAACCGCCCTGCGGCCAGGCCTCAAGCACCCGCCGGGCGGCTGCGGCGATGCGGCGGGCGGCCCCGGGGCTCTCCGCCAGCCCGAACAAGGCCGGCCCCCAGGAACTCTGGCCGGCGGCCCACGCCCCGGCGGCGCGCATCGCCCGCGCCAGGCGCTCGCCCAGCGGATGGCGGTAGCGGCCGCCCTGGACGGGGGCGAAGTAGTCGCCCACCCGGGCCTGGATCACCTCCAGGGCGGCCCCCACCCCGGCGACGTCGCCCGCCCGGAGGGAGGGCAGGAGGAGGCGGTCGATGGCCGCGGTGATCGCCTCGACGTCCGCCCGCTCCATCGGGGGCAGGTCGGCGAAGGCGCGCGCCTCGTCCGGTCCGGCGAAGCCCGAGGCGCCGCCCGGGATGGCGACCACGAACCGCCAGCGGGCCGGCACGTCGAGCCGGACGGCCGGCGGCTCGGCCCCGGCGCGGTAGAGCACCAGGCCGCCCCCGGCGAAGGTCTCGGTGCCGACGCGGGTCCGCTGCGCCCGCCCGACGAGCGGCGCCAGTTCCCGCGGCCCGGCGCCCACCCCCCAGAGGCGGGCCACTGCCACGGCGGCGGCGAGGTCGATCTGCGTGCCCGACCCCAGCCCGACGTGGGACGGGATGTCCCGCACCACGGCGAGCGCCGCGCCCGCCCCGGGCGCACACCGCTCCGCTACCGCGCGCGCCGCCCCCAGCGCCCGCTCCGCCTGCGGCCCCGAGGCGGTGAGGTCTCGCGCCGGACGGGCCACCACCTCGGCCACCGGCCGGCGCAGGGCGACCCCCAGCCCCCCGAAGCCGCCCCCCGGCAGCGGGAAGATCCCGAGGTGCAGGCGGGCCGGCGCCCGCACCCGCACGGAGGCCGCGCCGGCAGCTGCCCCGGGCCTCACCGGCGGACCCCGGAGACAGTCCCCCCGGCCCCGGAGACCACCCCTGCCAGCGCCGAGACGAGCGCCCGGACCCGGCCCGGGTCGATCCGGCCGCCCAGGCGGTCCCCGCCCGTGCAGGCGGCTCCCCGCACGCCGGCGATGTCCGGACCCAGCGCCGCGACGCGGGGAAGGTCGGCCGGCGTGAGCGAGCCGGCCAGGGCGCTCGTGAGCCCGTGCCGCCGGCACGCCTCGACGAAGGCCCGCGCGCGGGCATCCGTCATGTGGGCGAAGAGGCCGCCGGCGCCCTTGTGCAGGGTGTCGACCATGGCGCCCGCGCAGCCGGCGGCGGCCGCGGCGGCCGGCACGTCGAGGGGGTCGACCGCCCCTACCCGCGGGCCGTCGGCGTACGCGCACGCGATGAGGCGCACCCCGGGGGCCAGGTCCCGCAGCGCGGCCGCCACGGCCGCCAGGAGCCGCCCGGCCGCCTCCGCATCTCCCGGGCCCCGGAGGCCGACCTTCACGTAGTCGGCGCCGAGGCTCGCCGCCCCCACCGCCGCCAGGGCGGCGGTCCCGGGGAGGTCGGGGAGGTCGCCCAAGGCGACGCTCAGGGCGACCCTTCCGGGCAGGGCCCGGCGGATCGCCCGCACGACCGCCGGCGCGGGGGCCCCCAGGGCGCCTTCGGCCGGGTTCTTGACGTCGACGATGTGGGCGCCGCCGGCGAGGGCCGCCGCCGCCTCCTCCGCATCCACCACGCTGACCAGAAGCCGGACCAAGCCCGTTCCCCCTCCTCACACGGCCCGCCGCCGGCCGAGCACGTGCCCGACCAGCACGTCCGCCACGTCCACCCCGGTCGCCTGCTGGAGCCCGCGCCACCCGGGGATGCCGTTCACCTCGTGCACCAGGACCCGGCCGCCCGGGGCCGGCAGGAGGTCGACCCCGGCGTGCTCGGCGCCGACGGCGGCCGCCGCCCGCACGGCCAGGTCGGCCCAGCCGGCGGGCAGGGCGAAGGGCACCGCCCGGCCGCCGGCGGCCACGTTGGTCTTCCAGCCCTCGGCCCGCCGCTCGATCGCCGCCACGACCTCGCCCCCCACCACCAGCGCCCGCACGTCCCGCCCGCCGTGCGGGACGAACTCCTGCATGTAGAAGACCGCCCCGATCCCCTCCCAGGCCCGCAGCACGCGGTACGCCGTGTCGGGGTCGGCGAGGCGCACCATGCCCCGGCCCTCCGACCCGAAGAGGGGCTTGAGGACCACGTCCCCCATGGCGAGGAACGCCTCCATCGCCTCTGCGAAGCCCTGCACGACGCGGGTGGCCGGGGTCGGGATCCCCGCCTCCTCGAGGAGCGCCGAGGTGTAGAACTTGTCCACCGTCCGCTCCAGCGCGGCGGGGTGGTTCACCACCCGCACGCCGTGGCGCGCGAGCCGGTGCAGGGCGTCCATCCGGAAGACCACCTGCTCGAGCGACCCGGCGGGCAGTGCCCGCACCAGCACGGCGTCGTACGCGTCGAGCGGCGTCCCGCCCGCGCGCACCCCGGAGCTCCGGCCGCCGTCCCCCACGGCAGCGGCGATCGCCTGCACCGGCAGCACGTCGCACTCGACGCCGCGCCGCCCGCACGCGAGGGCGATCTGCGCGACGTGCCAGCTCGCCCTGCGGCCCAGGACCGCCAGCCGGGCCATGGCCCACGCCCCCTACCCGGCCCCGGCGGCGCCGAAGAGCGAGCGCCGCAGCAGGTCGGGGTCGGTGGCGCCCGCCGCGAACGTGCGCCCCGTGCGCGTGCTGGTGAGGGCCACGGCGGCGGGGCTGAAGAGGAAGGGGTCGACCCGGTAGAAATCGCCCCGCTCCCGGAAGATCTCGGCGAAGGGGCGGCCGTGGTCGGGCGAGGCGCCGGAGGGGAGGCGTGCGGCAAGGCGGGCGAGGTCCTCGTCGGGGGCGTCGACCAGGAGGGCCACGCGGCCGCCGTAGAGGAGGCAGTCGTTCGTGCGCCCCATGGCGGTGAGGTCGTCCGCCGCCACGGGGGCCACGGGGGCGGTGCCCCAGGCCGCGCGCACGCGGGCCGGGTCGAGGCCGAGGACGCCCAGCTTGTGGAGCGCGGTCTCCACCACCCGGGCGGCCACCTGGACGGCTCCGGCGGCGCTGGCCGTGCGGGCCACCAGGATGGTCAGCGCGCCCGGCTCCACCCCGCAGCGGCGGGCGATGGCCGCCACCGCCGCCGGGGGCGGCAGCGCCGGCGCCTCCAGGGCGATGAGCGCCTCGCCGGGCGCCTCGGCGACGGGATACCGGTCAAACAGCGCCTCCACCCGCGCGAGCGCACGGCCGGGTCCCGACGCCATGGCGGAGAACCCCGCCTCCCGCAGCGCCCAACCGGCGTACTGCGCCAGGAGGCAGGCCTCGAGGGGGCGGTCGGTCACGACCTGTACCCCGGGCAGGTGGAGGCCGCCCTCGGCCCACGGCACCAGGGTCACGGAGCCGAGCCCGGCCATGGTGGCCTCGGCGAAGAGGCGGCCGGCCTCGAACCCGCCCGGGGCCCGCACGCCGCAGTCGAGCACCTCGGCGCCGGCCACCTCGTGGCGCTCCACCCCCAGGGCCTCGGCCCGCTCCGCCAGCGCCGCCGCCCGGGCGCGGGCGCGCCGGTTCAGGTTCAGCCCTCCCCCGCCCACACGAGTACCTCCCCCCGGCCCCCGACGGCCTCGTCGCCGCTGTACAGGTGGTACGGACCTTCCGTTCGGCCCGGGGGCAGGGTCACGCCCAGCCCGGCCAGGTGCCGGAGGTAGAGCGGAACCCAGGGGGGCCGGAAGGTGCAGGCGTACCGCTGGGTCGGCAGCAGCTCGGCCTCGCCCGAGAGCACCACCACGCTGCCCCTGTGCATCCAGGCGCCGCTGCGGAGGCCGGGCCGGCCCCCGACGATCACCGTCCCCGCCGCCATGGCGAGCCCGGCGAAGTCGCCGGCGTCCCCCAGGACGGCGATGAGCCCCCGCGCCATGAAGGCGCCCACCTCGTTGCCCGCCCGGCCCCCGACGACGATGACGCCCCCCGTCATCCCCGTCGCCCCGCCGCGGTAGGCCGCCCCGACCAGGTGCCCCGCGTCGCCCCGCACCCGGATGAGGCCCCCGGCCATCTCGGCGCCCAGCCAGTCCCCGGCAGAGCCCTCCACGAGGATCTCCCCGCCCGCCATCCGGCTGCCGAGGTGCATCCCCGCGCCGCCGCAGATCTCGATCCGGCCCCGGGTCATGCCGGC
Coding sequences:
- the pabB gene encoding aminodeoxychorismate synthase component I, yielding MTDLIFLPVPLPPTPEAALDALPEGPGRVLLESAGGPPDICRHSFVAAAPFAILRGRGQRYTLATARRSRRIAGHPFRIVESLLAELAGDPGHRSCGLAPPLAAVAPGEPVPPFAGGAIGYLAYDLGRQVERIPVQARDDLGLPELWLAWYDAVLVVDHVRREAAVVARPVPGRPGAAVRAARHLRDRIERAAAAGWPQAGRPAPRSGEVSPGPPASGVATPCVRSTFTRAGFEAAVRRAREYIAAGDIFQVNLAQRFSAPWAAGARALYRRLRAVNPAPFSAYLDCGDLAVVSASPERFLRVDPATRRVETRPIKGTRRRSPVPAEDQRLAAELLASEKDRAELVMIVDLERNDLGRVCEYGSVRVPDLRRLEGYPTVWHTVATVEGRLLPGAGPAALLAATFPGGSITGAPKVRAMEIIEELEPVRRGVYTGAIGWFGWDGALDLNIAIRTFTVVRGEAHFHAGGGIVADSDPAAEYEETLAKALGLLRALSATGPAGSEVGGDEPVRLAE
- a CDS encoding aminotransferase class IV; its protein translation is MRDRGLLLGDGLFETARIYAGRVPLLERHLQRLREGAAVLGIPVPRGIEEAALRTVAACAVRDGVLRVTLTRGPGPRGLDLPPEPAPTLLVQVEPFAGRAPEPLRAALVSLRRDSRSPLTRLKTTSSLASVLARAEARAAGAGEALLLNTDGFVAEGAATNLFWVRDGVLRTPATAAGCLPGIARGLVLELARALGLPVAEGLFPPDDLAAADEAFLTSALLELAPLAGVTTAPSVSAPWERAPRWPAPGPVTARLAAAYREYTTSVA
- a CDS encoding GHMP family kinase ATP-binding protein encodes the protein MRPGAAAGAASVRVRAPARLHLGIFPLPGGGFGGLGVALRRPVAEVVARPARDLTASGPQAERALGAARAVAERCAPGAGAALAVVRDIPSHVGLGSGTQIDLAAAVAVARLWGVGAGPRELAPLVGRAQRTRVGTETFAGGGLVLYRAGAEPPAVRLDVPARWRFVVAIPGGASGFAGPDEARAFADLPPMERADVEAITAAIDRLLLPSLRAGDVAGVGAALEVIQARVGDYFAPVQGGRYRHPLGERLARAMRAAGAWAAGQSSWGPALFGLAESPGAARRIAAAARRVLEAWPQGGWAFVTAVSPGGAAVVVERWPQATDVVYSR
- a CDS encoding (5-formylfuran-3-yl)methyl phosphate synthase; translation: MVRLLVSVVDAEEAAAALAGGAHIVDVKNPAEGALGAPAPAVVRAIRRALPGRVALSVALGDLPDLPGTAALAAVGAASLGADYVKVGLRGPGDAEAAGRLLAAVAAALRDLAPGVRLIACAYADGPRVGAVDPLDVPAAAAAAGCAGAMVDTLHKGAGGLFAHMTDARARAFVEACRRHGLTSALAGSLTPADLPRVAALGPDIAGVRGAACTGGDRLGGRIDPGRVRALVSALAGVVSGAGGTVSGVRR
- a CDS encoding ATP-grasp domain-containing protein; translated protein: MARLAVLGRRASWHVAQIALACGRRGVECDVLPVQAIAAAVGDGGRSSGVRAGGTPLDAYDAVLVRALPAGSLEQVVFRMDALHRLARHGVRVVNHPAALERTVDKFYTSALLEEAGIPTPATRVVQGFAEAMEAFLAMGDVVLKPLFGSEGRGMVRLADPDTAYRVLRAWEGIGAVFYMQEFVPHGGRDVRALVVGGEVVAAIERRAEGWKTNVAAGGRAVPFALPAGWADLAVRAAAAVGAEHAGVDLLPAPGGRVLVHEVNGIPGWRGLQQATGVDVADVLVGHVLGRRRAV
- the mch gene encoding methenyltetrahydromethanopterin cyclohydrolase: MGGGGLNLNRRARARAAALAERAEALGVERHEVAGAEVLDCGVRAPGGFEAGRLFAEATMAGLGSVTLVPWAEGGLHLPGVQVVTDRPLEACLLAQYAGWALREAGFSAMASGPGRALARVEALFDRYPVAEAPGEALIALEAPALPPPAAVAAIARRCGVEPGALTILVARTASAAGAVQVAARVVETALHKLGVLGLDPARVRAAWGTAPVAPVAADDLTAMGRTNDCLLYGGRVALLVDAPDEDLARLAARLPSGASPDHGRPFAEIFRERGDFYRVDPFLFSPAAVALTSTRTGRTFAAGATDPDLLRRSLFGAAGAG
- a CDS encoding formylmethanofuran dehydrogenase subunit C, translated to MLTLTPLGRTAVPVEAECLVPERLAGLSPDAVRALPVWHGNRPARLGDFFAAEGDAGDGVLRIEGDVSHVKWIGAGMTRGRIEICGGAGMHLGSRMAGGEILVEGSAGDWLGAEMAGGLIRVRGDAGHLVGAAYRGGATGMTGGVIVVGGRAGNEVGAFMARGLIAVLGDAGDFAGLAMAAGTVIVGGRPGLRSGAWMHRGSVVVLSGEAELLPTQRYACTFRPPWVPLYLRHLAGLGVTLPPGRTEGPYHLYSGDEAVGGRGEVLVWAGEG